ATGATTTTATTCTCATTTGTACCAGTAGGATTATGGATATCAGCAGTTGCAGCAGGAGTTAAAGTAGGGATTGGTACACTTGTAGGTATGCGTTTAAGACGTGTATCACCTAGACGTGTTATTAACCCGCTAATTAAAGCACATAAAGCAGGTTTAGCATTAACAACGAATCAATTAGAATCTCATTATTTAGCAGGAGGTAACGTTGATAGAGTTGTAGACGCAATTATCGCAGCACAAAGAGCTGAAATTAACTTAGCATTCGAAAGAGGGGCAGCAATTGATTTAGCTGGTCGTGACGTACTTGAAGCAGTACAAATGTCAGTTAACCCTAAAGTAATCGAAACACCATTTATTTCTGGTGTAGCAATGAATGGTATCGAAGTAAAAGCGAAAGCTAGAATCACTGTTAGAGCGAACATTGATCGTTTAGTAGGTGGTGCTGGTGAAGATACAATCATCGCACGTGTAGGTGAAGGTATTGTATCAACAATCGGTTCAAGTCAACATCATACGAAAGTACTTGAAAATCCAGATAGTATTTCTCAAACCGTATTAAGCAAAGGATTAGATTCAGGTACAGCATTCGAAATCTTATCCATTGATATTGCTGACGTAGATATCGGCAAAAATATCGGTGCAGATTTACAAACTGAACAAGCACTTGCGGATAAAAATATCGCACAAGCTAAAGCAGAGGAACGTCGTGCAATGGCTGTAGCAACTGAGCAAGAAATGAAAGCAAGAGTACAAGAAATGCGCTCTAAAGTTGTTGAGTCTGAAGCAGAAGTACCACTTGCAATGGCAGAAGCATTAAAATCAGGTAACATTGGTGTTAAAGATTATTATAATCTTAAAAATATCGAAGCTGACACTGGTATGAGAGAAGCAATTAATAAGAGCACTAAGCCACAAGATTCTAATTCACCGAACCAATAAGAAAGGTGATTTAATATGGAAATAGGCATAATTATTTTTGTAATCTATGTATTGTTTAGTATAGTGAGTGGTATCATTGAAGGTAAATCTAAGAATAATAAAAAGAACAACAAAATACCACGCCCGAATCAGCAACAGAATCCTGTTGAAAAGCAAGGGACTTCACAACAAGAATTACAAAATTTAAAAAAGAAATACGAAGCATATGTTCAGAAGGCAGAAGCAAGCTCTACAAAGCGAATGTCAGATCATTACCATGATTTAGCCAACAAACTAGAAAAGCATCTTAAACAGCATAATATTGATGTACAGCGCCCTGTTAAAAACAAGCCTGTTCAACAAAAGAAAGCAACAGTTCAACCAGTACAAGATGCACACACAAAACACGATAATGCATATTTAAATCATGAAAAAGAAGTGGTTCAAAAAGGTAGACCTAAAAAACAACAAGAAGCCATCAGTAGTTTGATTGAATTTAACAATGAAGAGAAAAAATCTTTAACTGCTATTCAAAAAGAAAATATTTCTAAAGTTGAAGAAGAAGCGAATGAAATTATTTACAATACACAGCTTTCTGAGAGAACTAGACGTTCAATGATTAAACAACTTTATTTAAATAGCAAACATAAATTTAATGATGAAGCAATAAATATTGATGAGAATCAAATTGTTAATGGGATTATCTGGTCAGAAATTTTAAAAAGACCAAAAGAACTATAATTCATAAAACCAACGAAGCATACCGCTTCGTTGGTTTTTTTGTATCGTTATTAGGTGTTTCAATGAAAGAGGTGTCTATATTAGCAAGAGTATGCAAACGTGCAAATAAGCGTGTCTATATTAGCAAGAATGGGTAAACATGCAAATAAGGGCGCCTATATTAGCAAGAGTAAATAAACATGAAAATAACGACATACCTCGTATATAACAAAACACCGCAAATTGCCTAAACAATTTGCGGTGTTAAATTTACTTACTTTTTATTTTTCACTTTGTAAGAAGTTGAAAATGAAATTAGCGTTGTCTGTATTCTCGATAACACCTCTATAATT
The Mammaliicoccus sp. Dog046 genome window above contains:
- the floA gene encoding flotillin-like protein FloA (flotillin-like protein involved in membrane lipid rafts), producing MISGLIAFVIIAVILIVLLMILFSFVPVGLWISAVAAGVKVGIGTLVGMRLRRVSPRRVINPLIKAHKAGLALTTNQLESHYLAGGNVDRVVDAIIAAQRAEINLAFERGAAIDLAGRDVLEAVQMSVNPKVIETPFISGVAMNGIEVKAKARITVRANIDRLVGGAGEDTIIARVGEGIVSTIGSSQHHTKVLENPDSISQTVLSKGLDSGTAFEILSIDIADVDIGKNIGADLQTEQALADKNIAQAKAEERRAMAVATEQEMKARVQEMRSKVVESEAEVPLAMAEALKSGNIGVKDYYNLKNIEADTGMREAINKSTKPQDSNSPNQ